Part of the Pristiophorus japonicus isolate sPriJap1 unplaced genomic scaffold, sPriJap1.hap1 HAP1_SCAFFOLD_119, whole genome shotgun sequence genome, TTTCTGTCTCCTTCTGTCCCTGGAGCACCACAGAAATCCCTGAAGGAGCCTGGTGGAGGGAGGGCTGACTCCGATAGGGTCAGTTGGGTCTGGTGCAAAATCTCCAAGTCCTTTGCTTCCAAATGCTAATAACGATCTGGTATTTGAAGGACAATACCAGAGCACCAGCATACTTCAAACGTGAGATTCTCTGTACCAGGCCTTTGTGCTGACGTGGAATCTCCTGCTCCAGTGACATGCTGTGAGTGTGTGCTGCACTGGAATCACTGGAGAGGCACAGGCAAGGGGGCTGGGAtagaaaggggtggaagttatactACCGTTGTGTGATGCTCTGTTTAGACCCCACCTGGAGCGCTGCATTCTGTTCTGGGTCCCGCAGCTCAGGAAGGATGTATCGGCcctgatttaccagaatgatactcaggttgaaagggttaaattatgaggacaggttgcatagactcggcTTCTTTCCCTCGAGTATCGAAGATtaacataattgaggtgtttaagatgatgcgATGATTTGAcagcatagatagagagagactttcctctggtgggggagcctagaacaaggggcaggaccttaaaattagagccaggccgttcagggaaaATGTCGGGAAGCTCTTCACATACAGGGGAGTGGGAATCTAGAACTCTTCAGCTTTCAACACTGCCGCAAACTCTCCCCCCGACACCTTCTCTGCCTCTCACTGTGCCTTCGTACATTCACTAGCgaagatttttttttcattcacgggatgtgggcatcgctggcaaggccggcgtttattggcCGTCCCTCATTGTCCTTGACAAGGTGGTGTTGgggcactgcagtccgtgtggtgaggattTAGTACACTTCCTTTGTAAcggtttgatacaattgagtggcttccTTACACCATTTCAGAgggtcagttaagagtcagcctcattgctgtgggtctggagccacatataggccagaccaggtaaggacagcagatttacatcccgaaaggacattagtgagccagatgggtttctaCAACAATTACATAACTGactctagctttttattccagatttatttaattaactaaatttaaattccccagctgccgtgataggATTAGACTCACGTCTCACGATCGTTAGTCTGGGTCCCTGGATTACCAATCCAGGAACAACCCGAACCACAATGCTACCGTGCCTGTAAGTATTGCTCATTGCTCAGCCTAGCTCAAGTTAATTCATTAAAAGCACAGCCATATTTAAGCATTTTTCTACCAGCAAAAATGTCCAGGAAGGGGCATAATTCCTAGACCCAAGGTGCCTGTTCGGCACCTTTACTCAGCCAGACGGAATCCCTGGAAGCTCAAAGAACCTGCGTTACTCCGGAGGTCGCCATTGTGCAGTTGTACCCACACCTGATCCTTTTTCTGGAGATTGAGGATAACGTTTCTCTCGGAGAGCTGGGAGCTGTCCACGGGCAGCGCGCTGTGGATACAGCTGACCTCCTGGTCATTCTTCATCAGCATTACGTTAGTGTGCACCCCCCGGCCCGGGAGTGAAGAGTAGCTGAAGAAGTACAGGCCACTCATGGGGCAGGTGAACTTCCCAGTCTCGGTGCTGTAGCCCTGGCCCTGGTTCACGCGGACCTCATCGTAGATGATGGGATTCACTGGTTCTATCACGTGATTTGAGTTAGAGCACATCACATTGAATACAACATCAGCTTCTGAAAGACAGAAAGTGGCCATTCGATACATCATCGCTGAGATTACCTTTTAACATCGAGGTTGTCAGAAGCAGCACCAACTGCTGCTGGAAGGTGAAGGTGGATCGAGGACATGGAGAGAAACTGCTTCCTCTGGGGGCGAGGGCAAGTCCACCACAAGGGGGGCAGAACCTTCAAATTGGAGCGAGAGTTAAAATTCAGCCTCGGGCTGAAtgtcccactcctgttcctgtgatagagtaaataagaagtagCTGCCTCCACTGgtggaagggtcggtaaccagaggacacagagttcaggcaattggcaaaagaagcagagggagaTGAGAATATTTTCTATAGCGagttgttgtaatctggaatgcactgcctgaaatattctcatctcccctctgcttcttttgccaattgcaaacatttggcaggtggagtataatgtgggaaagtgtgaggttatccactttggcaggaaaaataaaaagcaaattattttttaaatggagatattacaaaatgttgcagcacATTTTCAAACAGCCAGTAACTAAAGTTACAGATCACACTAACAACAAAGTAAAATCGGAGAGTACTCGAACAACCACGACAGCTTTCAGAAAAAACGGGTGCGTGGTCAATTTCCAGCCCCCAATACTGGCCATTTATCAGCAGCtctccgttatcgccacaacatcttATTCCCATGTGGTTATTTGGGACTGCGGCTCACACtatgtgcatttacacacatgcactataAATCTATATTAaatcttcttgtattctctcttagactgaccccacctaatactgtattatttcttactctagtgctcgctgtctctcccaatcctttgtgcaccttgtttcccctttctaatgctacatccaggAGCCcaacccctgccaaattagtttaaaccctccccaccaGCACCGGCAAACCCTCCggtgaggacattggtcccggctctgttgaggtgtaacccgtccggcctgtacacgtctcacctcccccaccccccctagaACTGgcaccaatgccccaggaatctaaaccctccctcctgcaccatctctccagccacgcattcatcagctctctcctcctgtttctatactcaccagctcgtggcaccgggaacaATCTGGAGATAACTCATTTTTAAGGTCCTGCTTATTaagctctttcctagctccctaaaatcatccctctttctacctgtgtcattgaaagaagaatgacttgcatttaaatagcacctttcccgaccgctggacattccaaagcactttacagtcaatgaagtgtttttttaagtgtagtcactacctatattgttggtaccaatatgaaccatgacctctggctgttcaccctcccccctcagaatgttctgctgctgctcggtgacatccttgaccccggcacgagggaggcaacataccaccctggagtcacgCCTGTGGCCGTCGAAATGCCTGTTCCCCTAACTATGGAATATCCTATCACTATTGCTTGCCCGATCATCCACCTCGACCCTGCCGTACAGCTGAACCAccaatggtgccatggacttgcatCTGGCCGTACTCATTTGTCAgcaaatttctgacaagtgcaaaaacaatagggcagtaacagCAGTGGGTTCTCatgacccgaatattaactgggataccatCAGAGGAAAAGGTGCAATGGGCACAGAATTCCTCAATTACATTCTGGAGAAGttttttttagccaatatgtagcaagcccaacaagaggagggaacagttctggatttagtgttagggaatgaagctgggcaggtggaaggggtatcagtgggagagcattttggtgctagtgatcataattcagttagatttaacatAATTAGcgataaggacaaagaaaaaacaggagtaagggttctaaactgggggaaagccaattttactctgatttagcaaaagtggattggaaacagtaacttgaagataaatcagtgccagaggagtgggaggcattcaagagggaggtacatggagttcagggtaaacatctTCCCAccaagaaaaagggtagaactgacaaatttagagccccctggcaAAAAAGGGAATCCTATATCAGATATCGTGAGCTCAGCCCTGCAGAAAGCCGAGCAGAGTATAGGAAGTgcagggtgaaattaagaaggaaattagaaaagcaaaaagagggcatgaaaaaatactggcaagtagaatcaattacataaagagcaagaggataacgaaggaaagagtagggcctattagggagtaAAATGGTGACCTATttgtggaggcagaggatgtgggtgaggtactaaatgaatcatcataggcagtccctcgaaatgaggatgacttgcttccatgccaaaaagggatgagtttacaggtgtttcaatgagggacctgatattcaaggtccaaaactacatgttgaagggtggaaaatgcctgtgcgtggatttttttaatgtgtggtgcccgttgcacaccagccaccacacgagctcgacagagcgaggtcttggtccagtggcaagggttaaccaagacgactggagacccagtgtgcacacatatcacagtgtgggctggcccatgctgcccctgggccttcgcttcttctgggccccgaactcacgcctctcctgggccccgatcatgtccctctacaatctctggccgctccttcgcaccgagctcgctgctcctgttgtacctgtgcacgctccaatcaccaacctggattttggtgatatCCAATCCTGTCGCCCTCTTcgaagccgtcgccctcctgcagcagcacacgatgctccctgcagtggtatgctgctgcacgttgctccctctaatggccctggcctgctgatggtcttgcaggccgggaccgcacgtTGTTAACCCTGCGCCTGACCTGTCCGCAGGTAAGCAGCCTGAGAATTCTCTGCAGCTTTCGACCCATTGCTTTCAGCCTGATCTGCTCTGTCTTCCCAACCCCTTTTTTCCTCCGGCCTCTGATGAAGCCTAAGTAAGGGCGAAACATACGTCAGGCCTCATCGAGAAAACGACACACACCGATCAACCGGACAGCAGGCCGAGAACCACCCCTTCTAACCCCCGAGTGAGTGCGGAATTTCTTATACATCGACCAATTTCTGTCCAGCTTCCTTCTGACCCTCCACCCACAAATCCCCGCGGAAAAAGCCCCCACACCGGGGAAAACAAtctgtccctttctcccctccctcccccacgtgGCCCAAGCTCGGACCGAGGAACCCGCTACACGAAAACAACAACAAGAAATTCTCCAAACaagcccccccaccccgacccacaCGACAAAAACTAGACCCATCGCGCAGCGATACGGAGTTTTAAACACAAGTGATCGGAATCCCGACAAACTGACAGATGACAGGGGGCCCCGCTCAAATCGCAGGCAATTTGAATCATGACAAGCAGACAAAGCAGGGGACAGACGGAAACCCGACAAACCCTCTTAAAACACGGACTTGAACCACTCCGGACTAACCCTAAATATAACCACAGGGAGTCACAGGCCATAACTCAAATCTCTGGGGGGACTGAACACTGACAACCAAGCTGGGACGGGGAATGGACTAAACCGTTTGGTAGGCTCCAATACTCTGACCCTAATACACCCCCACACCAAAACTAATCCTAGCGCTCGAATACTCTGACCCTAATACATCCCCACACCAAAACCAATCCTAACACTCGAATACTCTGACCCTAATACACCCCCACACCAAAACCAATCCTAGCGCTCGAATACACTGACCCTAATACACCCCCACACCAAAACCAATTCTAACACTCGAATACACTGACCCTAATACACCCCTACACCAAAACCAATCCTAGCGCTCGAATACTCTGACCCTAATACACCCCTACACCAAAACCAATCCTAGCGCTCGAATACTCTGACCCTAATACACCCCTACACCAAAACCAATCCTAGCGCTCGAATACTCTGACCCTAATACACCCCTACACCAAAACCAATCCTAGCGCTCGAATACTCTGACCCTAATACACCCCTACACCAAAACCAATCCTAGCGCTCGAATACTCTGACCCTAATACACCCCTACACCAAAACTAATCCTAGCGCTCGAATACTCTGACCCTAATACATCCCCACACCAAAACCAATCCTAGCGCTCGAATACTCTAACCCTAATACACCCCCTACACCAAAACCAATCCGAACACTCGAATACACTGACCCTAATACATCCCCACACCAAAACCAATCCTAATGCCTAATCATAAAACACAGATCCCACCCCGAATCCCAACCCAAATCAAAACATTGACCCCATTCCTCCTAATCCTACCCGAATCTAAAGCAATCCAAAGGCCTAATGCTCTAATACTCTGCATTTATCGAACCTGAACCCTAaccataaaaataaaaaaacaccaaGATGGTACATTGCTGCACGACCCGAAGTAGCACAACCCATCCTTTAGTAACAGGGTACTCCAGGATTGGAGTACAATCAAGAGACGGAGCAAATAAAGGCAAAAAAGACGGAATAGTAAGCAATGGAAAGTGTCAGCCGATCAAAAATCGAAGATAACGGGGAAACATTGCTCCACTGCCCGAAACAACACAACCCTGACCCCAACTCTAAACctggccctgaccccaatcctgaAACTGGCCCTGACcataaccctgaccccaaccctgacTCCAACCTGAACCGTGACCCCAGCCTTAACCCTGACCACAACCGTaaccctgaccccgaccctaaccctgaccccaaccctaaccctgaccccaaccccgtCCCTAACCCTGAAGCCAAACctgactccaaccctaaccctgaccctgacccccaaCCCCGACCCTGACTCCAACCCAACCCTGACCCCAGCCCTAACCATGACCCCAATTCTAAGCCTGACCCCAATCCTAAGCTTGACCCCAATCCTaagcctgaccctaaccctgaccacaACCCCGAACCTCACCCCCACCCAAACCGTGACCccgacccgaaccccaaccctaacccaaaccccaaccctaatACTGACCCAACCCTAAgcctgaccccaaccacaaccctgacCCTGACCTAACCCTGACGAATACTCTGTGGCTGTCTTCATAAAAGAAGGGGACGATGCTgacgttgaagttcaggaggaagagtgAAATATTGAAcatgataaacatagtaagagaggaattattaaggggttAAGCATCCTTGGAAATAGATAAATCACCAgaaccggatgaaatatatcctgggctattaaaagaagcaagggaggaacttgcagaggctctgaccatcattttccaatcctccttggctACCAGCGtgttgccagaggattggagaactgctatcgTTAGACCATTGTTTAAAAATGCAGGACAGGATAAATCGATTAATTACaggtcagttagtttaacctcggtggtgggcaaattactggaatcaattctgagggacagtataaaccttcatttagaaagacacagattaatcaagggcagtcagcatggattttttacaggaaggtcgtgtctgactatcttgattgagttctttgaggaggtaacaaagtgggtcgatgagggcagtgcgtttgatgtagataacatggattttaggaaggcttttgacaaggtcccacatggcaggctgatcaaaaaagtaaaagcccatgggatccaagggagagtagcaaattggatccaaaatgtgctcagtggcaggaagcaaagggtaatggttgaggggagtatttgcgactggaaggatgtttccagtggggttccgcagggctcagtattcggTTCCATACTTTTTGTAGTTTATGTTAATGAATTAGACCTAAATGTAGGGGACATGAtcgagaaatttgcagatgatacaaaaattggccgtgtggttgacagtgaggagaaaaggtgtagactgcaggaagatatcgatgaactagtCAGTTGGACAGAAAAATgcaaaatagaattcaatccagaaaagtgtgaggtaatgcatttggggaagggcaacaaggcaagggaatacacaataaatgggaggatactgagaggtgtgcaggaacagagggaccttggagtatctgtccacagattcttaaaggtagcaggacaggtcgataaggtggttaaaaaggcatatggaatgatttcctttattagccaaggcatagaacacaagagcagggaggttatgtttgaactgtataaaacacttgttgggccacagctggagtactgcgtgcagttctggtcaccacattacaggaaagatgtgattgcactggagaaggtaaagaggagatttataaggatgttgccaggactggaaaactttagctatgaggaaagattggataggctggggttgttttccttggaacagaggaggctgaggggatatttaattgaggtgtataaaattatgaggggcctagatagagttgataggaaggtcctatttcccttagcagaggggtcaataaccagatttaaagtagttggtagaaggattcgaggggagttgagggaacatttcttcacccagaggatgctgggagtctggaactcacggcctgaaagggtggtggaggcagaaacctcatcacatttaaaaagtacttggatgtgtattaaagagccgtaacctacagggctacggacctcgtgctggaaagtgggattaggctgggtggctcttttgtGACTGGTAgtgaaacgatgggccgaatggcctcctgtgtcataATCTTTCTATATACTccccgattctatgattctatgatactcccCATCGCCCTCACCATTATTTAGAACCGAATAGCAGGTAGAGAGTGAGATGCAGTAATTTAACAGGATAATTACTATAGATTGTTCAGCAGCAAACAAATAACTGTGATGAGGAACTCGCCCACAATTATCTCTCAATTATTGTTTCCCCAAACGCTGACCTGAGCTGAGAAACTCAGTTGAGAAACTGGTTGAGAAAAGCCTTTTTCTCAGTTGAAATACTACTCACTGACTGGCCCAGAGGGCAGACGTTCCACCTTGGCCTGCGATTCCTCGATAAATTCCAGCTCATTCCTTTGACCACTCATTTCATGGACATCCGCCTAAAAATAATAGGGAAAATTTTAATTTAATATCGTTAGACAAGCGATGGTCCAATTTGTTCTCATGAGCTTGTCCCTGGGGGCTGTACTAACCCGAGGGATTTTTAAAGATAGGGAGGCAATGGATTGAAGAATATTAaaaaaacaaaagacttgcatttatatagcgcctttcacgactaccggctgtctcaaagtgctttacagccaatgtacttttggagtgtagtcactgttgtaatgtaggaaacacggcagccaacttgcgcacagcaagctcccacacacagcaatgcgataatgacccagataatctgtttttgttatgttgattgagggataaatgatgaccaggacatcagggataactcccctgcttttcatcgaaatagtgtcatgggatcttttacgtccacctgagagagcagacggggcctcggtttaacgtctcatctgaaagcactccctcagcactgcactggagtgtcagcctggatttatgtgctcaagttcctggagtgggacttgaacccacaactttctgagtcagaggcaagtgtgctacccactgagccacagctgacaccagacatGTAAGACAGAATGGGCTGAGGAAGTCTCATTCCTCCAACATGTCTAACTCCTCCCGCAGACCATGAGCTTCACCATGGAAGCCATCTCCAATACATTTCCAGGAGGGCAATCCTCTCCTTATTCCCAAAGTTAAGACAATGGACATCAGATGAATGGGAGAAGGTCATTTGTCCAATGAGGAATGTCCtttccacagaccatgtacaatcaTTTCACTAAAGCAAACCCTTTCCTACAGGACCAATGGGATATTAACCACATTCCTAGAATGGTGAGACTACTGATTTAACATTGCCGTAGGATATTACAACGTCTCACGGTACAATCTCCCACagtacaacgagagacagaaagtccaAGAGATACAGGGAGGGAATACGTTCGAGAGACGGGGAGAAAGActaagaggggaagggagagagagtgaaatgcCAAGAGACAGAAAGAGCAGAGGGATCAAGAGAAAAAAAGAGcgagagacaaaaagagaaagaccgtgagagacagagagaaagacaaagggagagagagaaatacagagagatggagagaaagaacaCGATATATTGAGAATaaccaaaagacagtgagatagacagagagagcgagggagagacagacagagagagcgagggagagacagacagagagagcgagggagagacagacagacagagggagatagggagagacatagagagagagaggggcatagagggagagacagatagagaaaggcagagatagagagggagaggcacagagagagggagagacaaagagacagagaggtagagacaaagagaaagagaaaagcagagagggagagacaaagagacagacagggagagacatagagagagaggggcacagagggagagagagaaaagcagagagagagagggagcggcagagagagagggagagacagagaggggcacagagaaggagagacagatagagaaaggcagagagggagatgcagggagagagacagacagtgggggagagagggagacagagagagagatggagaggtagagtcagacagaggcagagagaaagggagagagagaggaaccgTGAGAGGCAGAGGTCAattcagagaaagaaagagagagagacagagttacagggagagagagagatggaaagagggagagagtgaaagatagaaagagggagagagatagagagagggagagacggggggcggggcgggtgtggagagagagacagggagatagagaggggagacagggaggacgagacagagatggagagagagaaagagacagacagagagagacagaaataactagagaggagaggcagagagacagacagagacaatgcgagagggagagacagagatggagaggcagagagaaagggagagaggagcagagagaagtTAAgtcagagacggagagaaagacagatagagtgacagggagagagagacacagagtgagagagagacaaagggagagattgagagataaagatagagagagggagagagagatagagagagggagggagcgagagacttagacagaaagagagagggagagagagatggagagagagagagacagagggagacagatagagagggggacagagagacatggagagagggagagagagataactagagagagaaatagacaaagtgagggagagagtgagacagagtgagggagagaaagagacagagtgagggagagagagacagagtgagagagagacaaagggagagattgagagatagagatagagagagggagagagagatagagagagggagggagggagagggagggagtcagcgattgaaagagagagtgagagagagataactagagagatacagagacagacggaaccaatgatggagagagagagacagacttacAATTCAGTTTTTATCCTCACCTGGAAATCTTTACGCAGATTCCTGGATGCGTGGATCAGACTGATGCTCTGGAGGATGATCAAAAACACCAGATTTCTCTGTGGAATAAATCAAAAACATATTTAGATAGATTGAACAGGCCAAAAGACTAAAAGATGATTTGGATAACTCTAGGTCAGCTCTACCAGTCTCCGTGACGCCATCTTGCTGTCTTCACACGTGCTGTTGCTGTGTGAGCGGGTCCAGCTTTTTAGATTCTCTTTATAGTGGTATTTCTCACAAGACCCTGCCCCTTCGTCCAAAGGTCTCTATAGCCAGGAAACCACAGCCAAGTGGTGCGAAAATCAACAATGTTCAGCAAAGGCTAGAATGCCAGAGAGGCCCCGAGGTGAGAAAATGCTGCTTCTCTGAAACCGCACACAAGTCAGGTCAACATTACTCGCCCATCCCAGCACCACCACCCAGTCCCCCAAATCAACAAGAGTAAAACACTTCACATGctggctgt contains:
- the LOC139242066 gene encoding complement C1q tumor necrosis factor-related protein 3-like; translated protein: MASRRLRNLVFLIILQSISLIHASRNLRKDFQADVHEMSGQRNELEFIEESQAKVERLPSGPVKADVVFNVMCSNSNHVIEPVNPIIYDEVRVNQGQGYSTETGKFTCPMSGLYFFSYSSLPGRGVHTNVMLMKNDQEVSCIHSALPVDSSQLSERNVILNLQKKDQVWVQLHNGDLRSNAGSLSFQGFRLAE